CAGCTGCTGCCACGTACAGCCCGACGTGGCCACGAACACGATCGCAGCCAGCACCTCCCTGTCACCGTGCCGGCGCCGGCCGCCTCCCTGAGGCCGACTCGGCGCCTCCGGCACCACTCGCTGGAACAACTCCCACAGCCCATCCGGCACCAGCCGCTCAACGATCCCCACACCTGGAGCCTATCGAACGCCCCAAATGAGATGACCTCTTAACATGCCCTTGGACTCGACAACGCCGCTTCCGACTACTCTCATGCCTAGCGAACCCCGCTGCCCGCCATCGACGTCACGGCGCTGACCCGTGATCCACATGGCCTATCCCGCGATCTTTGGACGTGGCGTGGCTTTTCACATGATGTTGTCAGTTCTCTTCTGTGACTTTTGGCGACGGCCTTGCACCGTCGCTCCTGTCGCCCCCTTTCGCTACGCGGAGGTCTGTTCGGCCAGGCCAGTTGGCTGCTGAGCTCGGAGTAGTTCGGCGAGTGCTGCGATCCTGCGGAGCGGGCCCAGGTCCGGTTCGGGGACGGAGCAGGTCCCCATGAGGGTGGTGGTCGCGTTGCGGATGGCGGTGTGCAGGGGTGAGTCGTGGACCACTTCGTCGTGCAGCATCAGGCCGTCGCGCTCAGCGGTGACGCGGTGGTGGTTGCGCTCGAGTTGCCAGCCGCCGGTGGCGGTCACGGGGTCGAGGTGCACGGTGAACTGTGTGCGGCCGGCATGCACGGTGACGCGACGGTGGCGGTCGTCGGCCGGGCGCAGTCCCTGGCGCCAGGGCCCCGTCCCGCTTGTGGCGGTACGCGGGGTGCTGCCCAGGACGACGGTTGGGGTGGCGATGCTGGAGGTCAGCTCGATGCGTAGGCGTGTGGCGCCGTAGGTGAGGTTGGTCCGTTCGGTGAGCGCAGAGACGAAGAGCCGGGGGTCGTAGGTGGCCCACAACTCGGCGTGTTGGGGCTGCTGGGCGAGGTAGGCAGCGGCTGCTTCCGTGGGCAGGATACGGCGCAGTACGGCGAGCATGTGGAGCCACTCGTAGCCGAGGACGCCGTAGGAGCGGTCGACGAAGCGGCCTTGGGCGACGTCGCCGGTGCGGTCCTTAGTAAAGGTCACGGCGACGTAGTCGGGCTCTGCGCCCGGTTCGAGACGAGCCATCAGATTGGTAAGGACGTCGAGGGCCCGGGCATGCTGGTACTGGTCAGTGACCACGAAGCGGGCGTTGCTGTGGCTGGCGAGCAGGGCGGTGAACGCGTCGATCTCGTGGCCCTGGCAGGCGGGTTTCTCCAGCAGGATGCGGGCTTCGGGCTCCTTGGCCAGGATCGTGCGCAGCACGGGCAGATGGTCGGCGGTGGGGCAGCACACAGACCACAGGCCGATGGTGGAGCGCACCGCGGCGGGCATCTCCTCGAGTCCGTTCGGGAAGCCCCGGTACGCCTTGGGAAGGTCCTGGTGCTTGGGGTCGACGATGGTCAGGCTGGCTCCGTGTTCAGCCAGGATCTGGGCGTGGAGGCGGCCGGCGGCGCCGTAGCCGACGACGCACGCCGACATCCCCGCCAAGGAAGCCGTGGTCGCACTCTGCCGTGTTACGGCACGCGGTGATGGTTGCTGTTCGGTGGCGAGGTAGGTGTCGTAGTAGGCGGAGTAAAGGCCGGAGTTGAGGATGATGTCGTCGACGAGGTCGGTGTGGATGCCGGGCGTCAGGTTGTCGGCGCGCCGGCACAGGGCGTCGGCGGCGATGAGGGTGCCGGCCCGGTAGGCGTCGTAGCCCTGGTTGGGGATAGCGTCGGCCTCGAAGAGGTTCATGGAGCGGCCGTCGCCGAGGAGGGTGACTTGGCCCCCTCCAGGTAGGCGGTAGCGGCGGCCGATGCCGGGGATTTCGGTGGCGGGCAGGCCGCGGTCAGGGTCGGCGAGGACGCTGAAGTCGCGGGTGGCGAAGGGGGCAAGGTACGCGCCGTCGGGAAGCAGTTGCAGGTCGTCGACGGTGAGCGCGTCATCTCCGGTCGTGCCCACGATGAGGAATGGGTGTACAGCGCGCAGGGCGTCGCCGGTGGTGCGGTAGGTGGCGTGGCCGGCCTCGGCGGCGGCGATCAAGGCGAGCGGGTCAGGGTCGACGACATGGATCTGGCAGCCTTGGTGGCGGAGGGCCTGGGCGAGCCGAGAGCCGAGGGTGCCGTAACCAATCACAACAGCAGGGCGGCCGGTGACCTTGATGGCAGGCAGCAGCGCACGCAGCCGACGCAGGCAGGAGTCGGCGATCTCGGGATAGCCCAGGCGGGTCTTGAGCTGGGAGCGGGCGAGGTTCAGGACAGGTATGCCGAGTTCTCCAGTTGCGGTGATCCGTTTGAGGCCGGAAACGGTCAGTTCGAGGGCGGCGTCGATTCGGCGGGGCGCGTCAGCGCGGCCGTAGCCCTGGGCGAGCAGGCCGCCGTCGTCGATGACCAGGACCTTGCGTCCGGCCTCGTGCGCAGCGTCGATGAACGCGTCGACCTGGTGAAGCGCAGCGGCAAGTTCGGTGGCGTGGGTGTCGGGGGCGTTGATGGCGGTGTTGTCCAGCAGGCCGCTGGCGCACCCGAGGTCGAGGAGAGTGGCGTGGACACGGTCGCGGTTATGTGTGCGGTCACCCTTGGCCAGGGCATAGATCCACTGGGCCGGGACGCCCGCATGCTGGAGGGCGAGCAGGAAGCCGAGAGTGTTCTCCACGTAGTGGTCGCGGAAGATGACCGCCCAGTCGGCGAGCACACTCGTGGTGGGGGTGAACTGGGTGAGTAGCGGCATGGTCGCCGTGATCTGCTCCAGTTCGTCTGGGTGGAAGCGCCGCAGCGCCGTCCGAAGCCAGCCGGTGAGGTCGGCGGCAGCGTCGGCGGCCTGTTCCTTGTGGTCGAGGAGGATCTCCAGGTGGGTCGCCGGTATGGCGTGGCTGAGGGTGTCCGGCTGCAGTGGGGTGTAGGGGTGCCAGCGCAGCGCGAGCTGCGGGGTGGAGTTCTCCGGTTCCGCATCGGCGGCTGTCAGCAACAGGCTCGCCTCTCCGGACGGGACAGCTCGAAGCTGGTGGCGGGCGGCGATTTTGGCTACGCCTGCCGTGAGGGTGTCCGGGTCGATGGGTCCGCGTAACACGGTCCAGGCGGTGGGTGTGTCGGCCTGGTACAGGGAGTGCTCGAGTGTGGGCACTGGATCATCCCTTTCTGGGGCGGGCGGCAGGGTGTCAGCGGTTCGGGGTGGAGATGAGTTCGGCCATGAGCTGGTCGGTGTCGGCCAGGTGGTTGAGGAGGACGGTGACGGTACGGTGGCGCAGCAGCCAGAATTCATCGAGGTCGTCCTGGAACAGGCCGGGCTTGAGGTAGTGCTGCTTGACGCCGTAAAGACTGCCGAGGAGCTGCACCAGGGCGACGCGGGCGCAGGCGGTGATGTCGATGTCGGCGACTGCCGGGTTGGCCGCCCGGTAGGCAGCGATGAACGTGCGAGCGGTCTGCATCCAGTCGGTGCCGCTGGTGACGGTGTTCGGGTAGAACGCCATGCGGCCGAGGTCGTAGGAGATCAGGAACGGCTTCGGGGGCGGAAGTCCAGGACGGCGGTGAGCGTGTCGCCTTCGAAGAGGAGATTGACGGGGCTGTAGTCGCTGTGCAGGACTTGGGTGGTGAGGTCGGAGGGGAGCTCGGCGATCAGTTTCGGCAGGCTCTCCAGCATCGCCCGCCGCTCGCGCAGGGTCTGTTCGGCCAATGCGTCGAAGTCGTCGGCGGTGCCACTGTGGGTGCGCTCGGCGATGATGCCTAGGAGCTGGTCGATGGTGGCTTCCAGGCCGGCCGGATCGATGCGCAACCAGGCGTCGGCTTCCGGGGAGGGGGCGGCGCTTTCGGGCA
Above is a genomic segment from Streptomyces fodineus containing:
- a CDS encoding NAD(P)-dependent oxidoreductase, which encodes MPTLEHSLYQADTPTAWTVLRGPIDPDTLTAGVAKIAARHQLRAVPSGEASLLLTAADAEPENSTPQLALRWHPYTPLQPDTLSHAIPATHLEILLDHKEQAADAAADLTGWLRTALRRFHPDELEQITATMPLLTQFTPTTSVLADWAVIFRDHYVENTLGFLLALQHAGVPAQWIYALAKGDRTHNRDRVHATLLDLGCASGLLDNTAINAPDTHATELAAALHQVDAFIDAAHEAGRKVLVIDDGGLLAQGYGRADAPRRIDAALELTVSGLKRITATGELGIPVLNLARSQLKTRLGYPEIADSCLRRLRALLPAIKVTGRPAVVIGYGTLGSRLAQALRHQGCQIHVVDPDPLALIAAAEAGHATYRTTGDALRAVHPFLIVGTTGDDALTVDDLQLLPDGAYLAPFATRDFSVLADPDRGLPATEIPGIGRRYRLPGGGQVTLLGDGRSMNLFEADAIPNQGYDAYRAGTLIAADALCRRADNLTPGIHTDLVDDIILNSGLYSAYYDTYLATEQQPSPRAVTRQSATTASLAGMSACVVGYGAAGRLHAQILAEHGASLTIVDPKHQDLPKAYRGFPNGLEEMPAAVRSTIGLWSVCCPTADHLPVLRTILAKEPEARILLEKPACQGHEIDAFTALLASHSNARFVVTDQYQHARALDVLTNLMARLEPGAEPDYVAVTFTKDRTGDVAQGRFVDRSYGVLGYEWLHMLAVLRRILPTEAAAAYLAQQPQHAELWATYDPRLFVSALTERTNLTYGATRLRIELTSSIATPTVVLGSTPRTATSGTGPWRQGLRPADDRHRRVTVHAGRTQFTVHLDPVTATGGWQLERNHHRVTAERDGLMLHDEVVHDSPLHTAIRNATTTLMGTCSVPEPDLGPLRRIAALAELLRAQQPTGLAEQTSA